The Diospyros lotus cultivar Yz01 chromosome 15, ASM1463336v1, whole genome shotgun sequence genome has a window encoding:
- the LOC127791549 gene encoding receptor-like protein EIX2 — MRTVAVFMLVWFLCATASSGGVSCNEKERQALLDFKQAISSDPFGALSSWSPHVHDSDCCNWRGVRCDNMTGRVVELNLFFLLLKGNLTSSLLDLKFLSYLDLSANYFGGSPIPSFLGSMTSLVHLDLYYNDFEGLIPHQLQNLSNISYLNLGYNYGLHADNLNWIAHLRALEYLDLSRVNLSREVDWLREVSSLPSLSQLCLMGCKLENMIPSLEHVNFTSLRSLDLSRNKFNCEIPKWLFNLSNLQSLHLEYNSLYGFIPYEVGQFKHLQYLYLDGNKLNGPIPESLGNLSSLSLLSLSNNQLNGPIPKSIWVLSDLENLDIGNNLLEGCVIEADLSKLSKLRLLYLSGNSFSCNISSTWVPSFQLERLSVSSCKMGPNFPSWLKTQTSLYELDISKIGISDTIPHWFWDLALGIDYYIDLSQNQIDGDLSSIMLNSSIIDISSNRFRGKLPHLRSNVQSPEKLGNMKMLESLDVSRNNLSGEIPQSISTLTSLSDLNLSFNNLSGKIPTSTQLQSFNDSGFMGNPRLCGAPLKINCTDQQNYSKTTFAVHKDVKESEIF; from the exons ATGCGGACAGTGGCAGTGTTTATGTTGGTTTGGTTTCTGTGTGCAACAGCCAGTAGTGGAGGTGTGAGTTGCAATGAGAAGGAAAGGCAAGCCCTTTTGGATTTCAAGCAAGCTATCTCTTCTGATCCTTTTGGCGCCCTGTCTTCTTGGTCTCCCCATGTTCACGACTCCGATTGTTGCAATTGGAGAGGTGTTCGCTGCGACAACATGACCGGTCGAGTCGTTGAACTAAATcttttctttctacttctaaAGGGCAATCTTACATCTTCACTACTCGATTTGAAATTTCTGAGTTACTTAGATTTGAGTGCCAATTATTTTGGAGGCTCTCCCATTCCAAGTTTCTTGGGTTCTATGACAAGTCTCGTGCATTTGGATCTTTATTACAATGACTTTGAGGGGTTGATTCCTCATCAGCTTCAAAATTTGTCCAACATCAGTTACCTTAATCTAGGATATAACTATGGGCTACACGCAGACAATCTCAATTGGATTGCTCATCTTCGTGCTTTGGAATATCTTGACTTGAGTAGAGTCAACCTCAGCAGGGAAGTTGATTGGCTTCGTGAGGTGAGCAGCCTTCCTTCTCTTTCACAATTATGTTTGATGGGCTGCAAACTTGAGAATATGATTCCCTCACTTGAACATGTCAATTTTACATCTCTTAGATCTCTTGATCTTTCTCGTAATAAATTCAATTGTGAGATACCAAAGTGGTTATTCAATCTCAGCAACCTTCAAAGTCTTCATCTTGAATATAACTCTTTGTATGGTTTTATACCATATGAGGTTGGGCAATTCAAACATCTTCAATACCTTTACCTGGATGGGAATAAATTGAATGGTCCAATTCCTGAATCCCTTGGCAACTTATCATCCCTTAGTTTGTTATCTCTCTCCAATAATCAATTGAATGGTCCAATTCCAAAGAGCATTTGGGTTCTCTCAGATTTAGAGAACTTGGATATTGGTAATAATCTCCTAGAAGGCTGTGTTATAGAGGCTGATCTATCCAAACTCTCAAAACTAAGGCTTCTTTATTTGTCTGGCAACTCATTCTCCTGCAACATTAGCTCCACTTGGGTTCCATCTTTTCAATTGGAACGTCTTTCAGTTAGTTCTTGCAAAATGGGTCCAAATTTTCCTTCATGGCTAAAAACACAAACATCTCTTTACGAGTTAGACATTTCCAAAATTGGGATATCAGACACAATTCCACACTGGTTTTGGGACTTGGCTTTAGGTATCGACTACTATATTGATCTCTCACAGAACCAGATTGATGGTGACTTGTCCTCCATTATGCTAAATTCCAGTATCATTGATATTAGCTCTAACAGATTTAGAGGCAAACTACCACATCTTCGTTCAAATGTTCAG TCGCCGGAGAAACTTGGAAACATGAAAATGTTAGAGTCTCTTGATGTCTCAAGAAATAATCTTTCGGGTGAAATTCCTCAAAGCATCTCAACCTTGACATCTCTTAGTGACTTGAACTTGTCGTTCAATAACTTGTCTGGAAAGATCCCTACGAGCACTCAACTCCAAAGCTTTAATGATTCCGGATTCATGGGTAATCCAAGACTTTGTGGGGCTCCTCTCAAGATAAACTGCACCGATCAACAGAACTATTCAAAAACAACATTTGCAGTTCATAAAGATGTTAAAGAGTCtgaaatattttag